A portion of the Streptomyces sp. NBC_00376 genome contains these proteins:
- a CDS encoding helix-turn-helix transcriptional regulator: MKYVGEAPQEELATGERSTRNRVARSILDHGPSTVADLAKRLGLTQAAVRRHLDALVTDSVVEAREQRVYGARTRGRPAKVFALTDCGRDAFDQSYDKLATDALRWIAETAGEEAVTAFARARIEAQSEAYRTAVEAADPEARTEALAKALSVDGYAATARSAPGPQRGEQLCQHHCPVAHVAEQYPQLCEAETEFFSSLLGTHVQRLATIAHGDGVCTTYIPRSGHSAPQTTNSASASTAGRNPA, from the coding sequence GTGAAATACGTTGGCGAGGCTCCGCAGGAGGAACTCGCGACCGGAGAGCGCTCGACGCGCAACCGGGTCGCGCGCTCCATCCTGGACCACGGCCCGTCCACCGTCGCCGATCTGGCGAAGCGCCTCGGCCTCACCCAGGCAGCGGTCCGCCGCCATCTCGACGCCCTCGTCACCGACAGCGTCGTGGAGGCCCGTGAGCAGCGGGTCTACGGGGCGCGGACCCGTGGCCGCCCGGCCAAGGTGTTCGCCCTCACCGACTGCGGCCGGGACGCCTTCGACCAGTCCTACGACAAGCTCGCGACGGACGCCCTGCGCTGGATCGCCGAGACCGCGGGTGAGGAAGCGGTCACCGCTTTCGCCCGCGCCAGGATCGAGGCCCAGTCCGAGGCGTACCGCACGGCGGTCGAGGCCGCGGACCCCGAGGCCCGCACCGAAGCGCTGGCCAAGGCCCTGTCCGTCGACGGGTACGCTGCTACGGCGCGTAGCGCGCCCGGTCCGCAGCGGGGCGAGCAGCTGTGCCAGCACCACTGCCCGGTCGCACATGTCGCCGAGCAGTACCCGCAGCTGTGCGAGGCGGAGACGGAGTTCTTCTCCAGCCTCCTCGGGACGCATGTGCAGCGTCTGGCCACCATCGCCCACGGCGACGGCGTGTGCACGACGTACATTCCGCGCAGCGGCCACTCAGCACCACAGACCACCAATTCAGCATCTGCAAGCACGGCCGGGAGGAACCCCGCATGA